One Microvirga lotononidis genomic window carries:
- a CDS encoding amidohydrolase family protein, with protein MTPALKYLGEILQEVGWHIAPSGTDELALLQEISKQMRAECNAGRIEQTIAAYRAQKYFQGLQELTRALDIVERRYVGQPRAESADSIADAIRSLPTEHNKLRDRLRQQKLRGSARQEIDAALAFVLQQFQYRYVNVLEYLSRYSSGSSRKIDLIICHQLDFDWSLAHGQPTKTSIQDQINVMEQISILTGGRVHCFAPFDPMRQVAYDLQLIQESPLALVQRAISSQGFIGVKMYPPMGFAPMGNSSLSWSRWREPWIAPALQRPDIGVLLDRALLQLYSWCIANNVPIMAHTSKSNSPSSDFEKLTKASYWQSVPAGLSVTFGHFGNTEVGLQSNLDRAKQYMKLMQPMGNHGANFYADSAYFTHAITNPSNLKSALRTLFKTMQGPGSVPLSERLMYGSDWEMLIIEGGDTFGYLRTFEQIFAELSGDPSIGAEGTLSDRFFGINAADHLSLHPGVPNSTRSRLDAFYAAKNVPKPLWATKVDMLPRTVS; from the coding sequence GTGACCCCTGCTCTCAAGTATCTTGGCGAAATTCTCCAGGAGGTGGGATGGCATATTGCACCAAGTGGGACAGACGAGCTTGCACTCCTTCAAGAGATCAGCAAGCAGATGAGAGCGGAATGCAACGCCGGAAGGATCGAGCAGACTATCGCCGCTTATAGAGCTCAGAAGTACTTTCAGGGGCTTCAGGAGCTCACGCGTGCTTTGGATATCGTTGAGCGCCGCTATGTGGGCCAACCGCGTGCGGAAAGTGCAGACTCCATTGCTGACGCCATACGATCCCTTCCGACAGAGCACAACAAGTTGCGGGATCGCCTGCGGCAGCAGAAACTGAGAGGCTCAGCGCGGCAGGAAATTGATGCCGCTTTAGCGTTTGTATTACAGCAATTTCAGTATCGATATGTCAATGTCTTGGAGTATCTCTCTCGGTACTCTTCAGGTTCATCGCGAAAAATAGACCTTATAATTTGTCATCAATTGGACTTTGACTGGTCACTCGCTCACGGCCAGCCGACGAAAACCTCCATACAAGATCAGATCAATGTCATGGAGCAAATTTCAATTCTTACAGGAGGTCGAGTCCATTGCTTCGCTCCGTTCGACCCGATGAGGCAGGTTGCGTACGACCTTCAGCTGATTCAAGAGTCTCCCCTCGCGCTCGTTCAAAGAGCGATCAGCTCGCAGGGATTTATCGGCGTTAAGATGTACCCGCCAATGGGGTTTGCTCCTATGGGCAACTCATCGCTATCGTGGAGCCGCTGGCGAGAACCGTGGATTGCGCCAGCTCTGCAGCGTCCAGATATTGGTGTTCTCCTCGATAGGGCTCTGCTTCAATTATATAGCTGGTGTATTGCCAACAATGTGCCGATCATGGCTCATACTTCGAAGTCAAACAGCCCCTCATCCGACTTCGAGAAACTCACTAAAGCGTCCTACTGGCAATCCGTACCGGCGGGGCTAAGCGTTACGTTCGGGCATTTTGGGAATACGGAAGTAGGCCTCCAGAGTAATCTCGACCGCGCGAAGCAGTATATGAAGCTGATGCAACCAATGGGAAACCATGGGGCTAACTTTTATGCGGACTCGGCCTATTTCACACATGCCATCACCAATCCATCGAACCTCAAATCTGCCCTTCGCACCTTGTTCAAGACGATGCAGGGGCCAGGTTCAGTCCCTTTGAGTGAACGATTGATGTACGGCAGCGATTGGGAGATGCTCATCATCGAAGGTGGCGATACCTTTGGCTATCTCCGCACATTCGAACAGATTTTCGCCGAGCTTAGTGGCGATCCTTCGATTGGAGCTGAAGGTACGTTGAGCGATCGCTTCTTTGGAATCAACGCCGCAGATCATCTTTCATTGCACCCTGGGGTTCCCAACAGCACACGATCGCGACTCGACGCGTTCTATGCCGCGAAGAATGTGCCAAAGCCACTGTGGGCAACGAAAGTTGATATGCTCCCGCGAACTGTCAGCTGA
- a CDS encoding DUF3302 domain-containing protein gives MSGLDIFAWIVLIVLVATGVAVFVALGIMPGHIARKRGHPWPEAVTVGSWATLVFGFVFRPLVLIWAYVDVPARREASE, from the coding sequence ATGTCGGGTCTCGATATCTTTGCCTGGATCGTCCTCATTGTCCTCGTTGCCACGGGTGTCGCGGTGTTCGTGGCGCTCGGGATAATGCCGGGACACATCGCCCGCAAGCGCGGCCATCCCTGGCCCGAGGCAGTGACGGTCGGAAGTTGGGCGACGCTGGTGTTCGGCTTCGTGTTCCGGCCGCTGGTGCTGATCTGGGCCTATGTCGATGTGCCAGCTCGGCGGGAGGCGTCCGAGTGA
- a CDS encoding aminoglycoside phosphotransferase family protein, with protein MMHDDQVHIDADAIRGMIIDQFPEYRHERIEQLGLTGTVSAIFRVGSSVAARFPLRAMTPVECADMLRREAAAMTEFARHSPVATPRPLGFGQPSELYPMPWAIQTWVEGVPVTPTSLAPSTAFALDIANLIASLRAADTQGRHFDGQGRGGNLPDHDDWMEVCFMNSEALLDVARLRRLWARLRELPRSGPDVMSHRDLIPANLLVRGERLVGVLDAGNFGPADPALDLVAAWHLLDRDRREVVRSYLGLGELEWTRGAAWAFQQAMGLVWYYEHTHPSMSALGRNTICRLLEDLVV; from the coding sequence ATGATGCACGACGATCAGGTTCATATTGATGCTGATGCCATTCGGGGGATGATTATCGATCAGTTCCCGGAGTATCGCCACGAGCGGATCGAGCAACTTGGCTTGACCGGCACTGTCAGTGCCATCTTCCGGGTTGGATCAAGTGTCGCCGCGAGGTTCCCGTTGCGCGCCATGACGCCGGTCGAATGCGCCGATATGCTTCGCAGAGAAGCGGCTGCCATGACCGAATTCGCGAGGCATTCTCCGGTTGCGACTCCTCGACCGCTGGGGTTTGGCCAGCCCAGTGAACTCTATCCGATGCCTTGGGCGATACAGACCTGGGTAGAAGGTGTTCCTGTTACACCAACCAGCCTTGCGCCTTCCACGGCATTTGCACTCGACATTGCGAACCTCATCGCTTCGTTGCGGGCCGCGGACACTCAGGGTCGCCACTTTGATGGACAGGGGCGGGGCGGCAACCTTCCCGATCACGACGATTGGATGGAAGTCTGTTTCATGAACAGCGAGGCGCTCCTCGACGTTGCCCGCTTGCGTCGCCTGTGGGCGCGGTTGCGTGAGTTGCCGCGATCCGGGCCCGACGTCATGAGCCACCGGGATCTCATTCCGGCGAACCTTCTTGTGCGTGGCGAGCGTCTCGTGGGTGTGCTCGACGCTGGCAATTTCGGGCCGGCCGATCCGGCGTTGGATCTTGTGGCCGCGTGGCATCTTCTTGACCGCGACCGCAGGGAGGTTGTGCGGAGTTATCTCGGATTGGGTGAACTCGAGTGGACGCGCGGCGCAGCATGGGCGTTTCAGCAGGCGATGGGACTTGTGTGGTACTACGAGCATACCCATCCGAGCATGAGTGCCCTTGGTCGAAACACGATCTGCCGCCTGCTTGAGGATCTTGTCGTCTGA
- a CDS encoding DUF1254 domain-containing protein codes for MLRPAGPMLGAVLLAVTPVAAQTPSASLPYAFERGYPVGDTSQRVRDEADFQRAIIAYRFWYPTVSNEGIFNGNRAVGIEDGKAMGIAATGPRQVGFTLNSDTPYGSAVLDLSNGPMVIELPPGAYIGLVNDHHQGWVQDLGLPGPDAGKGGKHLVLPPGYTGEVPAGYYVGRSKSLKNLLAVRSLPADGDVPKALEALRAIKVYPLASEASPQPLRIADTSEKAMDSSSLKWEDNIRFWEVLAKIIAGEPRVPEFLPMYGLLSELGIEQDKPFAPDARMKAILERAAKTGRDQMLVTAFDSDRPDRLNWPDRKWEWAGLVPGSAQFETPTSIDLDARDRWFAQAIVTSPAMFRRNAGAGSLYWLSARDATGAFLDGGRNYKLTIPQPVPGQLFWSVTVYDAQTRSQVQTDQDKAALRSLFELKDVDQTKPLDLYFGPTAPAGQQARWIKTAPGRGWFAYIRIYGPEQAAFDRSWKPGDFEEVQ; via the coding sequence ATGCTACGCCCCGCAGGCCCAATGCTCGGAGCTGTCCTCCTTGCGGTGACGCCCGTCGCTGCACAGACCCCATCCGCATCATTGCCTTATGCCTTCGAGCGCGGCTATCCGGTCGGTGACACCTCGCAGCGCGTCCGCGACGAGGCCGACTTCCAGCGCGCCATCATCGCCTATCGCTTCTGGTATCCCACCGTCTCGAACGAGGGCATCTTCAACGGCAACCGCGCGGTCGGGATCGAAGACGGCAAGGCCATGGGCATCGCCGCCACGGGACCGCGTCAGGTCGGCTTCACGCTGAACTCCGACACGCCCTACGGCTCGGCCGTGCTCGACCTCTCCAACGGACCGATGGTGATCGAGCTGCCACCGGGTGCCTACATCGGCCTCGTCAACGATCACCACCAGGGTTGGGTGCAGGATCTCGGCCTGCCAGGGCCGGATGCTGGCAAGGGCGGTAAGCATCTCGTCCTGCCACCTGGCTACACGGGAGAGGTTCCGGCCGGCTATTACGTCGGCCGATCCAAGTCGCTGAAGAACCTGCTCGCCGTCCGCTCCCTGCCGGCGGACGGGGATGTCCCCAAGGCCCTGGAGGCCCTGCGGGCCATCAAGGTCTACCCGCTCGCGAGCGAAGCATCGCCGCAGCCGCTCCGGATCGCCGACACGAGCGAGAAGGCGATGGATTCCTCTTCGCTCAAGTGGGAAGACAACATCCGGTTCTGGGAGGTGCTGGCCAAGATCATCGCGGGGGAGCCGCGGGTGCCCGAGTTCCTGCCAATGTACGGCCTGCTCTCGGAACTCGGCATCGAGCAGGACAAGCCGTTTGCGCCCGATGCCCGGATGAAGGCGATCCTCGAACGTGCGGCCAAGACCGGGCGTGACCAGATGCTGGTCACCGCCTTCGACAGCGACCGGCCCGATCGCCTCAACTGGCCCGACCGCAAGTGGGAATGGGCCGGCCTCGTGCCCGGCAGCGCCCAGTTCGAGACGCCCACAAGCATTGACCTCGATGCCCGTGACCGGTGGTTCGCACAGGCCATCGTGACCTCGCCCGCCATGTTCCGGCGCAACGCGGGCGCGGGCTCGCTGTACTGGCTGAGTGCTCGCGACGCGACAGGCGCATTCCTCGACGGCGGCAGGAACTACAAGCTCACCATCCCGCAGCCGGTGCCGGGTCAGTTGTTCTGGTCAGTCACGGTGTACGACGCGCAGACCCGCTCGCAGGTCCAGACCGATCAGGACAAGGCGGCGCTGCGCTCGCTGTTCGAGCTCAAGGACGTCGACCAGACGAAACCCCTCGACCTGTACTTCGGGCCGACGGCGCCAGCCGGGCAGCAGGCACGCTGGATCAAGACCGCACCCGGCAGGGGCTGGTTCGCCTACATTCGCATCTACGGACCCGAGCAGGCGGCCTTCGACCGGAGCTGGAAGCCCGGCGACTTCGAGGAAGTGCAATAG
- a CDS encoding DUF1214 domain-containing protein produces MKRLVVAALAVVSLAAPASAQGTSPKELERRVIERRAVEAAIWSMPVVNYDLMLQEMLTKTPGKVNQVIYWGHPLDWRNQTLTPNPDTLYFMAFMNTKDVGPIVIEVPPAGSDGSLNANIVNIWQQPLEDAGLLGVDKGQGSKFVMLPPDYADKVPDGYVGLQPETHGSYALFRANLASHAEADVARSIAYGKRIRIYPLAQAASPPATVFTDVKDILFDSTIRYDRSFYEGLNRIVQSEPWLDRDRAMIDPLRTLGIEKGKPFAPGDAAGQALDAGIRETHMLLEARYDAGLPTFFEGTHWTFPTSPELIQAASAGFNDPDHYPVDARGLTYTYGYIGIKRLGSGQFYLINIKDKDGENYDGAKTYRLTVPPNVPVEQYWSVTAYDRETHALIRNVGRASRASNAAEVQRNADGSVDIYFGPKAPAGKEANWVPTDPQRGFELMFRAYGPKKEFFDKAWRLPDVAKVN; encoded by the coding sequence ATGAAGAGATTGGTTGTTGCTGCACTGGCCGTCGTGTCCCTGGCGGCACCGGCATCCGCCCAGGGCACGTCGCCCAAGGAGTTGGAACGGAGAGTCATCGAGCGCCGGGCCGTCGAGGCGGCGATCTGGAGCATGCCGGTGGTCAACTACGACCTGATGCTCCAGGAGATGCTGACCAAGACCCCGGGCAAGGTGAACCAAGTGATCTACTGGGGCCACCCCCTCGACTGGCGCAACCAGACGCTCACCCCCAATCCGGACACGCTTTACTTTATGGCGTTCATGAACACGAAGGACGTGGGGCCGATCGTGATCGAGGTGCCGCCGGCTGGATCCGACGGCTCGCTCAATGCCAACATCGTCAACATCTGGCAGCAGCCGCTCGAGGACGCCGGCCTGCTTGGGGTCGACAAGGGCCAAGGCAGCAAGTTCGTCATGCTGCCCCCGGACTATGCCGACAAGGTTCCCGACGGCTATGTCGGGTTGCAACCCGAAACCCACGGAAGCTATGCCCTGTTCCGGGCCAACCTCGCCAGCCATGCCGAAGCCGACGTTGCCAGGTCCATCGCCTACGGCAAGCGGATCAGGATCTACCCCCTGGCGCAAGCTGCCAGCCCTCCTGCGACCGTCTTCACCGACGTCAAGGACATCCTCTTCGACTCGACCATCCGCTATGACCGCAGTTTCTACGAGGGGCTGAACCGGATCGTGCAGAGCGAGCCGTGGCTCGACCGCGACAGGGCCATGATCGATCCGCTGCGCACGCTCGGGATCGAAAAGGGCAAGCCCTTCGCGCCTGGCGATGCGGCGGGTCAGGCGCTCGATGCCGGCATCCGGGAGACCCACATGCTGCTCGAGGCCCGGTACGATGCGGGCCTTCCGACGTTCTTCGAGGGAACCCACTGGACGTTCCCGACATCACCGGAACTCATCCAGGCCGCATCGGCCGGCTTCAATGACCCCGACCATTACCCCGTTGACGCGCGGGGCCTGACCTACACCTACGGTTACATCGGCATCAAGCGGCTGGGATCGGGCCAGTTCTACCTCATCAACATCAAGGACAAGGACGGCGAGAATTATGACGGAGCCAAGACCTACCGCCTGACCGTGCCGCCGAACGTGCCGGTTGAGCAGTACTGGTCGGTGACCGCCTATGATCGGGAGACCCATGCGCTCATCAGGAACGTCGGCCGAGCCAGCCGGGCATCGAACGCCGCCGAGGTGCAGCGGAATGCCGACGGGTCCGTCGACATCTACTTCGGCCCGAAGGCGCCAGCCGGCAAGGAGGCCAACTGGGTGCCGACCGATCCGCAGCGCGGTTTCGAGCTGATGTTCCGGGCCTATGGTCCGAAGAAGGAGTTCTTCGACAAGGCCTGGAGGCTGCCGGACGTCGCGAAGGTGAACTGA